From Mustelus asterias chromosome 5, sMusAst1.hap1.1, whole genome shotgun sequence, a single genomic window includes:
- the LOC144493883 gene encoding Fc receptor-like protein 5, whose amino-acid sequence MLTVAAFPDKPSVSVNRPDHVYLKNEQIDVACEAPPSYTGSSFYLYRGGQSRPIKTKAAESLELGVTFPITDPLNTGSVEFSCMYKKTLSQREIISEKSDSLRVTLVDQRTTPVISLDQWTGVYVVGEKVTITCTVPGNSPGRSFTFYKGKRMLDTRKHIAKDNIGKFTVTDRNQSGRYQCKYRDSVYARWLESPLSETATITVVDSPDKPSISVNHPDQAFVRGEVIEVTCEAPPSYAGSSFYLYRGRQKQPIKTETASSAKSRVRFTISNQLDKGSEFIFCLYMKVVSQREIISERSETVSVTVVDEFAAPVISLDQRTGVYVVGEKITIACTAPGNSPERIVTFYKGNRMLDTRHVVTKDNIGTLMVTNRNQAGQYQCKYGDTVYGQWLESPLSETVTVTVVDLPKPNLSVHIDPMHQGGEIRLNCTSPRDRPGVTFYLYRQGEVSYSDVQAAAAGGNSVNFTIKNVDQKGGGGNYTCRYEEDVSRRKVFSDLSDPVHIPIRDNVIGGRHCNVRVDEQTAM is encoded by the exons ATGCTAACGGTAGCAG CTTTTCCGGACAAGCCGTCAGTATCTGTTAACCGTCCCGATCATGTATATCTGAAAAATGAGCAGATCGATGTAGCATGTGAGGCACCACCTTCATATACGGGCAGCAGTTTCTATTTGTACAGAGGAGGACAATCGCGCCCAATCAAAACAAAAGCAGCCGAATCTCTGGAATTGGGTGTCACATTTCCCATCACAGACCCATTGAACACAGGGTCAGTGGAATTTTCCTGTATGTATAAGAAGACTCTGTCACAGCGGGAGATAATCTCAGAGAAAAGTGACAGCCTGAGGGTAACATTAGTCG ATCAGCGCACAACTCCAGTGATATCTCTTGATCAATGGACTGGGGTTTATGTAGtaggagagaaggtcaccattaCCTGCACTGTTCCAGGAAATTCTCCCGGGAGAAGTTTTACCTTTTACAAGGGGAAGAGAATGTTGGACACCAGAAAACATATTGCAAAGGACAACATTGGAAAATTCACGGTGACAGATAGAAACCAATCAGGGCGGTATCAATGCAAATATAGAGACTCGGTCTATGCACGGTGGTTGGAATCTCCTCTTAGTGAGACTGCCACTATCACTGTCGTAG ATTCCCCTGACAAACCGTCAATATCTGTTAACCATCCGGATCAAGCGTTTGTGAGAGGAGAAGTGATCGAGGTTACTTGTGAGGCCCCGCCTTCTTATGCAGGCAGCAGTTTCTATCTATACAGGGGGCGGCAGAAACAGCCAATCAAAACAGAAACAGCCAGTTCAGCGAAATCCAGGGTCAGATTTACTATTTCAAACCAATTGGATAAAGGGTCTGAATTTATCTTCTGTCTGTATATGAAGGTTGTGTCACAGCGGGAGATAATCTCAGAGAGAAGTGAGACCGTGAGTGTAACGGTGGTGG ATGAATTCGCTGCTCCAGTGATATCTCTTGATCAACGGACTGGGGTGTATGTAGTTGGAGAGAAAATCACCATTGCATGCACTGCTCCCGGAAATTCTCCCGAGAGAATTGTTACATTTTACAAAGGGAACAGAATGTTGGACACCAGACACGTTGTCACAAAAGACAACATTGGAACACTCATGGTGACCAATAGGAACCAAGCAGGGCAGTATCAATGTAAATATGGAGACACGGTCTATGGACAATGGTTGGAATCTCCGCTCAGTGAAACTGTGACTGTCACTGTAGTAG ATCTTCCCAAACCAAACCTGTCTGTGCATATTGATCCGATGCATCAGGGTGGAGAAATCAGATTGAACTGTACCAGCCCACGAGACAGACCTGGAGTCACATTTTACTTATACAGGCAAGGGGAAGTGAGCTATTCGGATGTGCAGGCTGCTGCTGCCGGAGGCAATTCTGTCAACTTCACCATCAAGAATGTTGAtcagaaaggaggaggaggaaattaTACCTGTCGGTATGAAGAGGATGTGAGCAGAAGGAAAGTATTCTCAGATCTGAGTGACCCTGTGCACATCCCTATAAGAG